DNA sequence from the Cohnella herbarum genome:
ACTAAGGGATCGGATACGTATTCGTTCACGTCGACGTCGTTGACTACGGTAATGCGCGCTTCGCCGGATTTGATCTTGTTGATTTGTTCTTCCTTGCTCATCAGGAACTTGACGAACTCGGCCGCTTCTTTCGCGTTCTCCGAGTAATTCGTCACGACGAACGCCGCGCCGACGCCGCCGGGACCGCCATCGTGGATTTTGACGTCCTCGCTGAAATCCGGAATTTTCATGAAGCCGACGTTATCGCCCATCTCTTCGCTGAAGTTCGTGATGTCCGAATTGGCTCCCACGCTCATGCCGAGCTGGCCTTGAATGAACAATTGGCGAATGGAATCGTCCGCAATGACCAAATCTTTGTCGAAGAGCTCATGCCAGCCCTTCATGACGTTCACCAGCTTAGGATCGGAGAAGTTCGACGTGCCTTTGACCAGGCTGTCCAGACCCGGAATATCTACCGTCTGAGCAATCCAGTAGTCGGGGACATGGAGGAAGCTGTCTTTGAACAATCCGAGCGGCGTCACGTTTTGCGCTTTGATCTTCTCGAGCATGGCCACGAATTCCTGGAAGTTTTTGGGACGCTGCGCGACCGGATCGACCCCCGCGTCGGCAAAGATCTTCTTGTTGTAAGCCAGGAGGAACGTGCCGTCCGTTCCGAACGGAACGCCGTAGGCTTTGCCGTCGTTCGTGAAGTCTTCCGTCGTTGCGCTCCAACCGACGATTCGGGCTCTTTCTTCCGCCGTGAAGTACGGATCCATCGGCTCCAAAAACTGCTTAAAGCGGAGCATGTACGAACCGGACCAGAGTACGGTCAGATCGGGACCGTTCTTGGCGATGCTGGCCGTTTGGAACTTGGCGAACAGCTCGTCTCCCGAAGGAACGTCCTGCACGTCGATTTTGACGTTCGGATGCAGCTTCTGATAACGTTCCACCGCCTGGGAAATATAGAAGTCTTCCTTTTTCTTGGATTTGTTATTCTCATCAATGGTGGCAAACCCCGAATTCCAGAAAACAAGTTTGATTTGCTTCTCCCCGTTGCCGCTGGAAGAAGCGCTTTCATTTGTACCACTGCTGCACGCGTTAAGCACGAGTGCCATTACCATGATCAATGTTGCGGTTACAACCGACCCTCTTCTTAGTTTCATGGATGCTTCCCTCTTTCGTTAGTTGATGTCTTGAAGCCAAGTATAGTAGCTTTCCTTAAGCAGATGAATGTCCTGAGCCAACCATTTGGTTTATCACTTTATATCCGTTGAGCAGCTGGTTTATCATTTTTTTAAGAAGGCATTGACATCTTTTAAACCGCTTTCATCATCTCCATCCTAACTTTTTATCCCTTAACGCTTCCCATGACCAAACCTTTGGTAAAATGCTTCTGCAAAAAGGGATACACCATCAACACGGGTAAGGTGGCGACGAAAATCTGGGCGGCGCGGGTGGTCTGGTCCGAGATCAGTCGCATTGTCATTAAATCCTTGGAGGTAATCGTTTTGGCATCGTATGCGGTAATCGCTTTTTGCAAGAAGCTTTGCAAAGGATAGTTCTTGGGATGGTTCATGTACAAAATCCCGTCGAACCACGAGTTCCAATGTCCCACGATGCAGAACAGCGCAATGGTTGCGATAGCGGGCGTCGCCAACGGCAGGACGACTCTGAACAAGCTTGTTAAGGGTCCCGCGCCGTCAATGCTTGCCGCCTCTTCCATCTCCGCGGGTAAATCGCGAATAAAGTTCATCAACAAAATGACGGAAAAGATGGGTACCAAACCGGGCAACACCAAAACCCATAGATTGTTGACAAGTCCATATTTCATAAACGTCATATACTCGGGGATAAGTCCGCCTCCAAAAAGCATCGGGATAAGCATGAAGTAAGTGTAAAACTCCCTCCCCTTGAACTTTTGG
Encoded proteins:
- a CDS encoding ABC transporter substrate-binding protein — protein: MKLRRGSVVTATLIMVMALVLNACSSGTNESASSSGNGEKQIKLVFWNSGFATIDENNKSKKKEDFYISQAVERYQKLHPNVKIDVQDVPSGDELFAKFQTASIAKNGPDLTVLWSGSYMLRFKQFLEPMDPYFTAEERARIVGWSATTEDFTNDGKAYGVPFGTDGTFLLAYNKKIFADAGVDPVAQRPKNFQEFVAMLEKIKAQNVTPLGLFKDSFLHVPDYWIAQTVDIPGLDSLVKGTSNFSDPKLVNVMKGWHELFDKDLVIADDSIRQLFIQGQLGMSVGANSDITNFSEEMGDNVGFMKIPDFSEDVKIHDGGPGGVGAAFVVTNYSENAKEAAEFVKFLMSKEEQINKIKSGEARITVVNDVDVNEYVSDPLVKTMQDMANEPSTIFWPDNVYPAELTSEMMSLQSLVSSGKMTAEEFMKKIDQKRDDLLKNKSK
- a CDS encoding carbohydrate ABC transporter permease, whose translation is MKTKKAKNGIQTSWQRKAFMACNLIFLSLISLICILPLVHILALSFSSSFAASSGKVGIWPVDATLESYKYVLQNAAFWHAFVVTLKRLALAVPLTLFIVFITAYPMAKSSQKFKGREFYTYFMLIPMLFGGGLIPEYMTFMKYGLVNNLWVLVLPGLVPIFSVILLMNFIRDLPAEMEEAASIDGAGPLTSLFRVVLPLATPAIATIALFCIVGHWNSWFDGILYMNHPKNYPLQSFLQKAITAYDAKTITSKDLMTMRLISDQTTRAAQIFVATLPVLMVYPFLQKHFTKGLVMGSVKG